Proteins encoded together in one Artemia franciscana unplaced genomic scaffold, ASM3288406v1 Scaffold_4377, whole genome shotgun sequence window:
- the LOC136043285 gene encoding uncharacterized protein LOC136043285, with translation MVHWNIQGFSATKLSNLLKEACIDNEKKDIVGLVETWSDGKNPLSVEGYNVFERVRNKSSNGRHYGGIAILIRDDIFDSIHRLLSASENIVWLQMSMWDKRYVIGCVYIPPENSSYMNEYTWDILIEEYVNYVELFSDHFFVLLGDFNTYTGTSTEVEDIQVDLGNPCLSGMESMVEWYGRNGCPKGRTSKDETRRKNRWGHKLINFCSEGRLIILNGRVGKDHEMGDFTCFGSGKPSVIDYIMVDRRLWENCLDFYVMDVVGSDHQPIEVVMKAGQAKKWMYEIEGERYSWRNKGKREYKGRKVMKQQIRVDCMEENRLKNMLESEQMQKRAEECIYVLGEGKLEEAVQEISEEVYQKCSGISNNKERVRNTNEFFDEDCRRLKVNLIQLLRKVKGALNDQEMNKHLSEYRTERKIYKRLLKMRKKQVEEIRAIKISEEYLSKDPKQFWSEVRREFKANDKLIPPAELWKTYLEKDTSKREQYEDGIGSLVEELREQNGFPLRQEDYSLLEPIKVEEVCASLKGMKGSSAPGVDGIPAKIWKMGKTALVPVLAAVFSFVTENRKWPDQWNVSVGIPIFKKGNRQDRSNYRIISLGNVMSKIFCKVIDSRLGKWLE, from the coding sequence ATGGTGCATTGGAATATTCAAGGGTTTTCAGCGACAAAACTAAGTAATCTGTTGAAGGAAGCGTGTATtgataatgaaaagaaagatatagttGGACTAGTAGAGACATGGAGTGATGGGAAAAACCCATTAAGTGTTGAAGGGTACAATGTTTTTGAAAGAGTGAGAAATAAATCGAGTAATGGTCGACATTATGGGGGGATAGCGATATTGATCCGGGATGATATATTTGATAGCATCCATAGGCTATTGAGTGCGTCAGAAAATATTGTGTGGTTACAAATGTCCATGTGGGATAAGAGGTATGTTATAGGCTGTGTATATATACCCCCTGAAAATAGTTCTTATATGAATGAATATACATGGGACATATTAATTGAGGAGTATGTTAATTATGTTGAGTTGTTTAGTgaccatttttttgtattactaggTGATTTCAACACCTACACGGGTACGAGTACGGAGGTTGAAGACATACAGGTGGATCTTGGCAACCCTTGCTTATCAGGTATGGAGAGTATGGTTGAATGGTATGGAAGAAACGGATGTCCGAAAGGTAGGACAAGCAAAGATGAAACTAGGAGGAAAAATAGGTGGGGCCAtaagttgataaatttttgtagTGAGGGTCGgttgataattttgaatggaaggGTGGGTAAAGATCATGAAATGGGAGATTTTACGTGCTTTGGTTCGGGGAAGCCTAGCgtgattgattatattatggTTGATAGGAGGTTATGGGaaaattgtttggatttttatgttatgGATGTTGTAGGATCAGACCACCAGCCAATAGAGGTAGTCATGAAGGCAGGACAGGCGAAGAAATGGATGTATGAGATAGAGGGTGAGAGATATAGTTGGAGGAATAAGGGGAAGAGGGAATATAAGGGTAGGAAGGTAATGAAGCAGCAGATTAGGGTAGATTGTATGGAGGAAAACcgtttgaaaaatatgttggaAAGTGAACAGATGCAGAAAAGGGCGGAGGAATGCATATATGTACTGGGAGAAGGGAAGTTAGAAGAAGCCGTGCAAGAAATATCAGAGGAAGTATACCAGAAATGCAGTGGGATATCAAATAACAAGGAGAGGGTGAGAAATACAAACGAATTCTTTGATGAGGATTGTCGGAGGCTGAAAGTAAACCTTATTCAACTTCTCAGGAAAGTGAAAGGAGCACTAAATGACCAGGAAATGAATAAACACTTATCGGAGTACCgaacagagagaaaaatctacaagaggttattaaaaatgagaaaaaaacaagtagaagagaTTAGGGCTATAAAGATCAGCGAGGAATACTTGTCAAAAGACCCAAAACAGTTTTGGAGTGAAGTAAGGCGGGAATTCAAGGCCAACGACAAACTCATACCTCCAGCTGAGTTGTGGAAAACATACCTGGAGAAGGACACTAGCAAAAGGGAGCAATATGAAGACGGTATAGGGAGTTTAGTAGAGGAGCTACGAGAGCAGAATGGTTTCCCCTTAAGACAAGAGGATTATAGTCTATTAGAACCGATTAAGGTAGAGGAAGTTTGTGCAAGCCTAAAAGGAATGAAGGGATCTTCGGCGCCGGGGGTGGATGGAATACCagcaaagatttggaaaatggggaaaacagctctagtaccagttttagcagcagttttcagttttgtgactGAAAATAGGAAATGGCCTGACCAGTGGAATGTGTCAGTAGGaa